In Mycobacteriales bacterium, a genomic segment contains:
- a CDS encoding acyltransferase, which translates to MTTTAARIHPSAEVEPGAVVGAGTSVWHLAHLRSGAVVGADCNLGRGVYVDGDVVIGDRVKVQNFALLYEPARIGDGVFIGPAVVLTNDLYPRAVTPEGALKTADDWHAVGVTLEEGCSLGARSVVVPGITVGTWAMVAAGAVVTRDVPAYALVAGVPARRIGWVGRAGKRLTDAGNNTFVCPDTGDHYLESNGTLHPA; encoded by the coding sequence ATGACGACCACCGCCGCCCGCATCCACCCCAGCGCCGAGGTCGAGCCCGGCGCCGTGGTCGGTGCGGGCACGAGCGTCTGGCACCTGGCCCACCTGCGCTCCGGCGCGGTCGTCGGCGCCGACTGCAACCTCGGCCGCGGCGTCTACGTCGACGGCGACGTCGTCATCGGCGACCGGGTCAAGGTGCAGAACTTCGCCCTCCTGTACGAGCCCGCCCGCATCGGCGACGGCGTGTTCATCGGGCCGGCGGTCGTGCTGACCAACGACCTGTACCCGCGGGCCGTCACCCCCGAGGGGGCCCTGAAGACCGCGGACGACTGGCACGCCGTGGGCGTGACCCTCGAGGAGGGCTGCTCCCTCGGCGCCCGCAGCGTCGTCGTCCCCGGGATCACGGTCGGCACCTGGGCGATGGTCGCCGCGGGCGCGGTGGTGACCCGCGACGTCCCGGCGTACGCGCTGGTGGCCGGGGTGCCGGCCCGCCGCATCGGCTGGGTCGGCCGCGCCGGCAAGCGCCTCACCGACGCAGGCAACAACACCTTCGTCTGCCCCGACACCGGCGACCACTACCTCGAGTCGAACGGCACCCTGCACCCCGCCTGA
- a CDS encoding Gfo/Idh/MocA family oxidoreductase, with amino-acid sequence MPASRPLGVAVIGAGYWGPNLLRNFQASPSFRLRWLCDLDEERSRRVLGSYSTVETTTRLADVLADEEVDCVAVATPAGTHHEIVLAALAAGKHVLVEKPLATTFAAGQEMVTAAAERGLVLMCDHTYCYTPAVGKIRELVHSGELGEVHFIDSVRINLGLVQRDVDVLWDLAPHDLSILDFVLPDGVHPLAVAAHGADPIGAGHACVAYLTLTLPGGAIAHVHVNWLSPTKVRTTMVGGSKRTLVWDDLHPTQRISVFDRGVDLTPREQLGADERREALVQYRSGDMVAPALPEREALREVVEELAASVREGRAPRTDGAAGLRVLDILEAASRSLEFAGSVVPLRSAR; translated from the coding sequence GTGCCCGCATCCCGGCCGCTGGGCGTCGCTGTGATCGGCGCCGGCTACTGGGGTCCGAACCTGCTGCGCAACTTCCAGGCATCGCCGTCGTTCCGGCTGCGCTGGCTGTGCGACCTGGACGAGGAGCGATCCCGCCGGGTGCTCGGCTCGTACAGCACGGTGGAGACGACGACCCGGCTGGCCGACGTGCTCGCCGACGAGGAGGTCGACTGCGTCGCGGTCGCCACCCCGGCCGGCACCCACCACGAGATCGTGCTGGCGGCGCTGGCCGCCGGCAAGCACGTGCTGGTGGAGAAGCCGCTGGCGACCACGTTCGCGGCCGGCCAGGAGATGGTCACCGCGGCGGCCGAGCGCGGGCTGGTCCTCATGTGCGACCACACGTACTGCTACACGCCCGCGGTCGGGAAGATCCGCGAGCTGGTGCACAGCGGCGAGCTCGGCGAGGTGCACTTCATCGACTCGGTCCGGATCAATCTCGGGCTGGTCCAGCGGGACGTCGACGTGCTCTGGGACCTCGCCCCGCACGATCTGTCCATTCTGGACTTCGTGCTGCCGGACGGGGTGCACCCGCTGGCGGTCGCCGCGCACGGCGCCGACCCGATCGGCGCCGGGCACGCCTGCGTGGCGTACCTGACGCTGACCCTGCCCGGTGGCGCGATCGCGCACGTGCACGTGAACTGGCTCAGCCCCACGAAGGTGCGCACCACGATGGTGGGCGGGTCCAAGCGGACCCTGGTGTGGGACGACCTGCACCCCACCCAGCGGATCAGCGTCTTCGACCGGGGTGTCGATCTCACCCCGCGCGAGCAGCTCGGCGCGGACGAACGCAGGGAGGCCCTGGTGCAGTACCGCAGCGGCGACATGGTCGCCCCCGCGCTCCCGGAGCGGGAGGCGCTCCGCGAGGTCGTGGAGGAGCTGGCCGCCTCGGTCCGAGAAGGCCGGGCCCCGCGCACCGACGGCGCCGCCGGCCTGCGGGTGCTGGACATCCTCGAGGCCGCCTCCCGCAGCCTGGAGTTCGCCGGCTCGGTCGTGCCGCTGCGGAGCGCCCGATGA
- a CDS encoding acetyltransferase encodes MTALLLIGAGGFARETAEAARAAHLELLGHLDDDPDRWNTAVDGVPVLGGSAEVAAYPDAAVVVCTGSPRDFDSRRRITGRLALPRDRYGQVLHPSAVVASTATVGRGTVLLAGVVVTAAASVGDHVAVMPQVVITHDDVVEDFCTIAAGVRLGGGVRLERGAYVGSGALVREGVTVGAGALIGMGSVVTRDVPAGAVWVGNPARPLR; translated from the coding sequence GTGACCGCGCTCCTGCTCATCGGGGCGGGCGGCTTCGCGCGGGAGACCGCCGAGGCCGCCCGCGCCGCTCACCTCGAGCTGCTCGGGCATCTCGACGACGACCCGGACCGCTGGAACACCGCCGTCGACGGGGTCCCGGTGCTCGGCGGCTCGGCCGAGGTCGCGGCGTACCCGGACGCGGCGGTCGTGGTCTGCACCGGCAGCCCGCGCGACTTCGACAGCCGGCGGCGGATCACCGGGCGGCTCGCCCTCCCCCGCGACCGGTACGGACAGGTTCTGCACCCGTCCGCCGTCGTCGCGTCCACCGCGACCGTGGGCCGCGGCACCGTCCTGCTGGCCGGCGTCGTCGTCACCGCGGCCGCGTCGGTCGGCGACCACGTCGCGGTGATGCCGCAGGTGGTGATCACCCACGACGACGTGGTCGAGGACTTCTGCACGATCGCGGCCGGCGTCCGGCTCGGCGGCGGGGTCCGGCTGGAGCGCGGCGCGTACGTCGGGTCGGGCGCCCTGGTCCGCGAAGGGGTCACCGTCGGGGCCGGCGCGCTGATCGGGATGGGGTCCGTCGTGACCCGGGACGTGCCGGCCGGTGCGGTCTGGGTGGGCAACCCGGCCCGCCCGCTGAGATGA
- a CDS encoding DegT/DnrJ/EryC1/StrS family aminotransferase: protein MSFSSIPVMLPCLGEDEAEAAAAAVRSGWVAQGPRVAAFERAFAERVGAAHGVAVSSCTTGLHLALHVLGLGPGDEVIVPSFSFIATTNCVVYTGATPVFADVDPLTGNLTPETVEAVRTPATRAVIAVHQAGVPADVDALRAVLDPYGVTVVEDAACAAGSTYRGRPVGAGAGLAAWSFHPRKLLTTGEGGMVTTDDAELAARLRRLREHGMNVSAADRHTAGKPVLEAYLEVGFNYRMTDIQAAVGLVQLSKLDGLVADRRARAARYQELLAAVPGVRAVTDPAYGTTNYQSFWVELAADFPASRDDVLAAMNAEGISPRRGIMAAHLEPAYQGHPHGPLPVTERLTRTSLVLPLHHLLTDGDQERIVGVLQRLGEARLVAGGVR, encoded by the coding sequence GTGTCTTTCAGTTCGATCCCGGTCATGCTGCCCTGCCTCGGTGAGGACGAAGCCGAGGCAGCCGCGGCGGCCGTCCGTTCCGGGTGGGTGGCGCAGGGGCCGCGGGTCGCGGCCTTCGAGCGCGCCTTCGCCGAGCGGGTCGGGGCCGCGCACGGCGTGGCCGTCTCGTCCTGCACCACCGGCCTGCACCTCGCTCTGCACGTGCTCGGCCTCGGGCCGGGCGACGAGGTGATCGTGCCATCGTTCTCGTTCATCGCGACGACGAACTGCGTGGTCTACACCGGTGCGACGCCGGTCTTCGCCGACGTCGACCCGCTCACCGGAAACCTCACGCCGGAGACGGTGGAGGCTGTCCGGACACCCGCGACCCGGGCGGTCATCGCGGTGCACCAGGCCGGCGTGCCCGCCGACGTCGACGCGCTGCGCGCGGTCCTCGACCCGTACGGGGTGACGGTGGTCGAGGACGCCGCCTGCGCGGCCGGCTCGACCTACCGCGGCCGTCCGGTCGGAGCCGGCGCCGGGCTGGCGGCCTGGTCGTTCCACCCGCGCAAGCTGCTCACCACGGGCGAGGGTGGGATGGTCACCACCGACGACGCCGAGCTCGCGGCCCGGCTGCGGCGGCTGCGCGAGCACGGCATGAACGTCAGCGCCGCGGACCGGCACACGGCCGGCAAGCCGGTGCTGGAGGCGTACCTGGAGGTCGGGTTCAACTACCGGATGACCGACATCCAGGCCGCGGTCGGGCTGGTGCAGCTGTCCAAACTGGACGGTCTGGTGGCCGACCGGCGGGCCAGGGCGGCGCGCTACCAGGAGCTGCTGGCCGCGGTCCCGGGTGTGCGCGCGGTGACCGACCCGGCGTACGGCACCACGAACTACCAGTCGTTCTGGGTCGAGCTGGCCGCGGACTTCCCGGCCTCCCGCGACGACGTGCTGGCGGCGATGAACGCCGAGGGCATCTCGCCCCGGCGCGGGATCATGGCCGCGCACCTGGAGCCGGCGTATCAGGGGCACCCGCACGGGCCTCTTCCGGTGACCGAGCGGCTCACCCGCACCTCGCTGGTGCTGCCGCTGCACCATCTGCTGACCGACGGGGACCAGGAGCGGATCGTGGGAGTGCTGCAGCGGCTCGGGGAAGCCCGCCTCGTCGCGGGAGGGGTCCGATGA
- a CDS encoding DUF4082 domain-containing protein: protein MKRVVALTTAAVVVGATAGVTAAVALPGAEQPRIQSLYTGASPSGQVDGDRQAVTVGVVFSTAKNGTVRGVQFFRGSAQSRPSAVTLWSTGGKRLATTRAAAGQGWVSTTFATPVPVTAGTRYVASYFTDRGSYNSDDASLAAARTVGDLAVPARAGVYRYGAAEAFPRQRYAASEYFVSPLFAASGDTAPAPTTTPAPAPSATTTAPGAPSMSPVSPTAKPTTPAPTTPSGSATGAPPAGALPHDPAYVGPDYYAKWKTSFPTDPGFFPVSVFDQTPQRPDKGATAADYQAWGANTFVGLYNYGDSPWTAQALAAAKAQGMYTVGAATPDADSFPGGSANRGNMIQPDEPEGNVAASTYDADAQQAKQQDPERPTYGNFTKGMVYAGKTADLQLYCRNIDITSTDIYGYTDPWEAGGPHSGAWVYGLGIDRQQQMCPGKAAWGFVETTRPFSGNNDRITPDEAEQAVFNVLVHGGRGVEYFIHDFDGGGGEYAVLTDAAAVPVKTRLASVNSWIKTNAPALNAPTVAGVTVTSSTAVPGTVLAKDVGGKLWMLAQADGNESHTMSGATDLTVKVPVPDGTVIDVVGEGRSLTVKGGTITDHFGAYQHRVYQAR from the coding sequence ATGAAGCGTGTCGTAGCCCTGACGACGGCGGCGGTGGTGGTCGGTGCCACTGCCGGCGTCACCGCCGCGGTGGCCCTGCCCGGGGCCGAGCAGCCGAGGATCCAGTCGCTCTACACCGGCGCCAGCCCGTCCGGGCAGGTGGACGGCGACCGGCAGGCGGTGACCGTCGGTGTGGTCTTCAGCACCGCGAAGAACGGCACGGTCCGCGGGGTGCAGTTCTTCCGCGGCAGCGCGCAGAGCCGCCCCTCGGCCGTGACCCTGTGGTCCACCGGCGGCAAGCGGCTGGCCACCACGCGGGCCGCGGCCGGCCAGGGCTGGGTGAGCACCACGTTCGCCACGCCGGTCCCGGTCACCGCCGGCACCCGGTACGTCGCGAGCTACTTCACCGACCGCGGCAGCTACAACTCCGACGACGCCAGCCTCGCCGCCGCCCGGACGGTCGGTGACCTGGCCGTTCCGGCCCGGGCCGGCGTCTACCGGTACGGCGCGGCGGAGGCCTTCCCGCGGCAGCGGTATGCCGCGTCCGAGTACTTCGTCTCCCCGCTGTTCGCGGCCTCCGGCGACACGGCCCCGGCGCCGACCACGACGCCCGCGCCCGCCCCGTCCGCGACGACGACCGCGCCGGGTGCGCCCTCGATGTCACCGGTGTCGCCGACCGCGAAGCCGACCACGCCGGCCCCGACGACGCCGAGCGGGAGCGCGACCGGCGCTCCCCCGGCCGGTGCGCTGCCGCACGACCCCGCGTACGTCGGCCCGGACTACTACGCGAAGTGGAAGACCAGCTTCCCGACCGACCCGGGCTTCTTCCCGGTCAGCGTGTTCGACCAGACCCCGCAGCGGCCGGACAAGGGTGCGACCGCGGCGGACTACCAGGCCTGGGGCGCGAACACGTTCGTCGGGCTCTACAACTACGGCGACTCGCCGTGGACCGCGCAGGCGCTGGCTGCCGCCAAGGCACAGGGCATGTACACCGTCGGCGCCGCCACCCCGGACGCGGACAGCTTCCCGGGCGGCTCGGCCAACCGCGGCAACATGATCCAGCCGGACGAGCCCGAGGGGAACGTCGCCGCCTCGACCTACGACGCGGACGCGCAGCAGGCCAAGCAGCAGGACCCGGAGCGGCCGACGTACGGCAACTTCACCAAGGGCATGGTGTACGCCGGCAAGACCGCTGACCTGCAGCTCTACTGCCGCAACATCGACATCACCTCGACCGACATCTACGGCTACACCGACCCCTGGGAGGCCGGCGGCCCGCACTCCGGCGCCTGGGTCTACGGCCTCGGCATCGACCGCCAGCAGCAGATGTGCCCGGGCAAGGCCGCGTGGGGCTTCGTCGAGACGACCCGCCCGTTCTCCGGCAACAACGACCGGATCACCCCGGACGAGGCCGAGCAGGCCGTGTTCAACGTGCTGGTCCACGGCGGCCGCGGTGTGGAGTACTTCATCCACGACTTCGACGGCGGCGGCGGTGAGTACGCGGTGCTGACCGACGCGGCGGCCGTGCCGGTGAAGACCCGGCTGGCCTCGGTGAACTCCTGGATCAAGACCAACGCGCCGGCCCTGAACGCGCCGACCGTCGCCGGGGTCACCGTCACCTCCTCGACCGCGGTGCCCGGCACCGTGCTGGCGAAGGACGTCGGCGGCAAGCTCTGGATGCTGGCCCAGGCCGACGGCAACGAGTCGCACACGATGTCCGGTGCGACCGACCTGACCGTCAAGGTCCCGGTGCCGGACGGCACGGTGATCGACGTGGTCGGCGAGGGCCGCTCGCTCACCGTCAAGGGCGGCACGATCACCGACCACTTCGGGGCGTACCAGCACCGGGTGTACCAGGCGCGGTGA
- a CDS encoding SDR family NAD(P)-dependent oxidoreductase, with amino-acid sequence MSGQPLTGQRVLVTGGAGTIGSNLVDLLVDAGAEITVLDNFVRGRRANLAAALDRAPIRVVDGDIRDAALVRELMDGVDVLFHLAAIRITQCAEEPRLALEVLVDGTFTVLEAAVDAKVRKVVASSSASAYGLATQFPTPETQHPYANDTFYGAAKVFNEGMLRSFTAMYGLDYVALRYFNVYGPRMDIHGLYTEVLIRWMERIEKGEPPLIFGDGQQTMDFIHVHDVARSNILAARADVSDDVFNIASGVETSLLELAQALLRVMGSDLSVEFGPSRGVNGVTRRLADTSRAAALLGFRAEVDLEEGLRRLVEWWRAERDAATTG; translated from the coding sequence ATGAGCGGGCAGCCGTTGACCGGCCAGCGCGTCCTCGTGACCGGCGGGGCCGGCACGATCGGCTCGAACCTGGTCGACCTGCTGGTCGACGCGGGCGCCGAGATCACCGTGCTGGACAACTTCGTCCGCGGCCGCCGGGCCAACCTGGCCGCCGCCCTCGACCGGGCCCCGATCCGGGTCGTCGACGGCGACATCCGCGACGCCGCGCTGGTGCGTGAGCTGATGGACGGCGTCGACGTGCTGTTCCACCTGGCCGCGATCCGGATCACGCAGTGCGCCGAGGAGCCCCGGCTGGCGCTGGAGGTGCTGGTCGACGGCACCTTCACGGTGCTGGAGGCCGCGGTGGACGCGAAGGTGCGGAAGGTCGTCGCCTCGTCCTCCGCCTCCGCGTACGGCCTGGCCACGCAGTTCCCGACCCCGGAGACCCAGCACCCGTACGCGAACGACACGTTCTACGGCGCGGCCAAGGTCTTCAACGAGGGCATGCTGCGCAGCTTCACCGCCATGTACGGGCTGGACTACGTCGCGCTGCGCTACTTCAACGTGTACGGCCCCCGGATGGACATCCACGGGCTCTACACCGAGGTGCTCATCCGCTGGATGGAGCGCATCGAGAAGGGCGAGCCGCCGCTCATCTTCGGCGACGGCCAGCAGACGATGGACTTCATCCACGTGCACGACGTCGCCCGGTCCAACATCCTGGCCGCGCGGGCCGACGTCAGCGACGACGTGTTCAACATCGCCTCCGGCGTCGAGACCAGCCTGCTGGAGCTCGCCCAGGCGCTGCTGCGGGTGATGGGTTCCGACCTCTCGGTCGAGTTCGGGCCGTCCCGGGGCGTCAACGGCGTCACCCGGCGGCTCGCCGACACCTCGCGGGCGGCGGCGCTGCTCGGGTTCCGCGCCGAGGTGGACCTCGAGGAGGGCCTGCGCCGGCTGGTCGAGTGGTGGCGCGCCGAGCGCGACGCCGCCACCACCGGCTGA